A stretch of Bombina bombina isolate aBomBom1 chromosome 2, aBomBom1.pri, whole genome shotgun sequence DNA encodes these proteins:
- the LOC128648174 gene encoding calcium-binding protein 39-like, translating to MKKMPLFSKSHKNPAEIVKTLKENMALLEKQDKKTEKASEEVSKSLQATKEILCGTGDKEPQTETVAQLALELYNSGLLVTLIANLHLIDFEGKKDVSQIFNNVLRRQIGTRCPTVEYISSHQHILFILLKGYESPQVALHCGIMLRECVRHELLAKTVLYFEQFGDFFKYVEMSTFDIASDAFATFKDLLTRHKLMVAEFLEQNYDTIFNDYEKLLHSENYVTKRQSLKLLGELILDWHNFSTMTKYISKPENLKLMMNLLRDKSPNIQFEAFHVFKVFVANTNKTQPIVDILLKKQTKLIEFLSSFQKERTDDEQFFD from the coding sequence atgaaaaaaatgcctTTGTTCAGTAAATCCCACAAGAATCCGGCTGAAATTGTGAAAACTTTAAAGGAAAACATGGCCTTACTAGAAAAGCAAGACAAAAAGACTGAAAAGGCCTCTGAAGAGGTTTCCAAATCGCTACAAGCAACAAAGGAGATTCTGTGTGGTACAGGAGACAAAGAACCTCAGACAGAGACCGTGGCTCAGCTGGCACTGGAATTGTATAACAGTGGCCTACTTGTGACGCTGATAGCCAACTTACATCTCATAGACTTTGAGGGCAAGAAGGACGTATCTCAGATATTTAACAACGTCTTGAGAAGACAGATTGGTACTCGATGTCCCACTGTGGAGTATATAAGTTCTCATCAGCATATCCTCTTTATACTACTAAAAGGATATGAATCCCCACAAGTTGCCCTGCACTGTGGAATAATGCTCCGAGAGTGTGTACGTCATGAACTGCTTGCCAAAACCGTCCTTTACTTTGAGCAGTTTGGAGACTTCTTTAAATATGTGGAAATGTCAACATTCGACATAGCTTCTGATGCCTTTGCTACATTTAAGGATTTGTTGACAAGACACAAATTGATGGTAGCAGAATTCTTAGAACAGAACTATGATACAATATTTAATGATTATGAAAAACTTCTTCACTCCGAGAACTATGTCACAAAGAGACAGTCTTTGAAGCTGCTAGGTGAACTAATTCTGGACTGGCACAACTTTTCAACAATGACAAAATATATAAGCAAGCCAGAAAACCTGAAGCTCATGATGAATTTGCTTCGAGATAAGAGCCCAAACATTCAGTTTGAAGCATTTCATGTGTTTAAGGTATTTGTGGCAAATACAAACAAAACACAGCCAATTGTGGACatcctgttaaaaaaacaaaccaagtTAATTGAATTCCTGAGCAGCTTCCAAAAAGAGAGAACAGATGACGAACAATTCTTTGATTAG